CGACGGTTTTGCTGAAGTCCACGGGCCTGACCTCCTCCCCCCGCTCGCAACCGGCGAGCAGAAGCAGGCTAAACAGCACCGCCTGGAACAACATGAGGCGCGAAGCGTTGCGCATGAAGACCTCCTGCTCATCAACACATCGTGACGGAAAAATTCGACATGCTCGACCTTACCCGGATATTGAGATGGTTTGCAAGAAGGCTGTTCCATGTTTATCCAACGCTGAATATCTTGTCCGCTTCAGGATCCCTCGTGTCGTGGACTTCATGCTATCAGCCTCTCCAAATTGTGCGGAGCACTCCGCGCTTTTCCGTTGGCGTCTGCACGCTTTTCCAGGCTCGCGGACTGCGAATGGTTCGCAAATTGTCCCTGTTGGTCAACCTTGCCAAGGGATGGCGACATAGCACCCAAGACGACGTCAAAGATTTTTCTAATCTTCTGAAATGTTGAGTGGAGTTTTGCATTATGGCTTCTTTTCAAAGTGCTAGCCAAGTATACGCAGCCTGCGTGAGACATTTTAACAATATCTTTGAGGATGACCGGTGCCAGCGTCTGACTTTTACAGGTCCCTGCATTTTCCCGCCCGCGCCGACTTTTGACATTTCAGTCCAAGCCCCATACATCCCAAAACGTTCCTGAATGCATCCCAACAACCGCGCGCGGGTAACGGACGCACGCCCAACGCTTTTCCTTCCACCCGGGGTGACCCATGAAAATCTATTTCTTCCTGCTGGCGATTCTTTTCCTGGCCACCACCGCCACGCGGTTGTTGCTGCTCGCCATCTCCGCCGAACCCGCGCTCACCGTGAAAATCCTGGCCGACATCGCCTTTTTCGCCCTCTGCCTGCTGGCCTGCCACGGGTTGGCCTTTGGACGACGCTACTTCTCCTCGGCGTTCTGGACCTGGCCGGGGCGGCTGACGTTGATCCTGGGCGGGGTCCACGTCTTGCTGGTGCTGTCCACCCTGGACGAGTCCGCTTCACCGTTCTGGCCCATTGACCTGGGCATGGCGGTGGTCATCTACGGCCTCTTCGCCATTCCCGCGATCCTTTACGTCAATGAGCTGAAAACCGGAGCATCCTCGGCTTCGGGTCCGTAACGGACCGAGCAAGGCCCGTCCTCGCCCCTGATCCGGGCGACCTGCAACGGTAACGCGACACACCCCCGCGCGGCGTGTTTCGTCCATTCCCTCGGCGTATTCCCCTTTCACTCTTTCCTCTGGTCATGCCCATGCCTCTTGTCTCTCCCGGCACGGATGCCGCGGGCTATCCGGCCTTTCGATCCGTGGTTCCCGGCCTGCTCAGCCTGATGGGCATTTTTTTCGCCAACTTCATGACCCGGGTCGTCCTCGCGCCGTTTTTGCTGCATATCCGCGACGATTTCGACCTGACCAAGGCCCAGGCCGGGGAGCTGTTCTTCATCGTCTCCCTGGGCTACAGCGTGGCCCTGCTCTGCTCCGGCTTCTTCTCCTCCCGCCTGGAGCACCGTCAGGTGATCATGGTTTCCGCGGTGGGCATCGCCCTGGCCCTGGTCCTGGCCGCGTTCAGCCCGAACCTGCTCTGGCTGCGGTCGAGCCTGCTCTTGGTCGGCCTGTTCGGCGGGCTGTACTTCCCGTCCGGCTTCGCCGTGCTCACGTCCATGGTTCCGCACACCAACTGGGGCAAGGCCCTGGCCATCCACGAACTGGCCCCGAACCTCAGCTTCGTCCTGGCCCCTCTGCTGGCCGAAATGATGACCGGCCTGGGTCTGGGCTGGAGGGCGGCCCTGGCCGGAAACGCCCTGTTGGCCCTGGGCGCCTTGGTCCTGTTCCTCAGGTACTGCTCCGCGGGTCGGGAGAAAAGCATTCCTCCCCGGCCCAAAGCCTACCTGACCACTTTGGGTCAGGGCCGCTTCTGGATTCTGGCCGTCTTTTTCGCCATGGCCATCGGAGCCACCCAGGGCGTCTACTCCCAAACCCCGCTGTACCTGGTCAGCGTGCGCGACCTGCCGGCGGACTGGGTCAACTACCTCCTGGCCGCGTCCCGGGTTTCCGGCCTGTTTCTGGTCTTCTGGGCCGGGATGATCGTGGATCGCCTCGGTCCCATCCGGGCCTTGCGTATTTTCGTCGCCCTCACCGGCATCGCGACCATCACCTTCGGCCTGCTGCCCGGAAGCTGGGTCATGCTGGCGGTGCTGGTCCAGCCGACCATGGGCGGGTGCTTCTTTCCCGCCGGGTTCGCCGTGCTCTCCCTGGTCTACCCCGCAGCCGTCCGCCCCCTGGCCATCTCCCTGGTCGTGCCCATGGCCGTGCTGGCCGGAGGCGGACTGATCCCGGCCGGACTCGGCATCTTCGGCGACCACGATCTCTTCGCCCTGGGCTTCATCCTTCTGGGCGCGGCGATCCTGCTCAGCACGGTCCTGACCACGGCCCTCAAGCCGTCGCCGTCGCCTTCACCGGTGCCGTCGCAAGATCAACCCACGCCCTGATTCGCCCGATCGGTCTGGCCCGCCCGATCCGCCCAATCCGTCTGATCCGCTTTTCCCCCGCGCAGCCGAAACCTTCGCCCGCCCGCCCAACACCATTGACGAAAAAGCCCGCGTCCGGCACCTCTCTCCGGGGCGAACGCGCGGCACGACCGGGATCGGCCCGGCCCAAACACATGCTGCGGTTGGGGTGATCGACGACAACATTTTGGAGCAGCGGGCATGAAGACCTATTCCGTACGATTCAGTCATTCAGGAAACGAAGCGAACATTTCCCACGACGCGCTGCGGGCTGCGGTGGTGGATTTTCTGGAGCGCTGGGGCACGCGGTTCTATCTGGGGCCGGACTTCGGAACGCTTTTGGGCCATGGCGACCGGTTCGCGAACCTGCTTCGAGCCTGTGGAAAGGACGAGGCGGCGTTTTTCCAGGAGGTCTTGCATCAACTGGCCCAAGCTCATCACCAGATGGACGATCAGGAAGGTCCGGAGGTGCGCGTCTCCGGGATCGTTCTGCCCAAGCGGCTGCTGCTGGTCTTCCTGGAGCAGATGCTTCCCGGCGACGGGTTCGTGGCGGTGCGTTCCGTGGAACAGTACGCGGAGTTGACCAACACCGTGGTTCCGGGGGAACAACGCGAGGATCTGCAACAGGTCATCGACACCTACCCGGTGCGGCTGTCCCGGCATGTCCTGCGCCAGTCCCGCCTGTCCCGGCATGTAGCCTATCAATTCATGCCCTTTGTCCAGGAGCTGGACCAGACCGGCCTGAAAAACACCTGGATCGGCCAGTTTCACCAGGGGCTCTTGGAACAGATGTATCAGAACCGACCGATCTTCGTCCTGCACATGAGCTGCCCGGTCTACTGCCGATTCTGCTTCCGCAAGCACAAGGACTGCCGCAACCTGCCAGCTCCCACGGTGGAGGACGTCCAAAAGGCGGTGGAGCACATCGCCGCATCGCCCCAGATCAAGGAGATCGTGCTCACCGGCGGGGAGCCGCTGATGAACAAGGCCACCCTGACCACGGCCGTGGCCGGCTTGGCCGGGATTCCCCACGTCCAGACCATCCGGATCGCCTCCCGATGCATCTCCTACTATCCGTCCCTGTTCTTCGCGGAGAACGAATTCTGGCTGAACTACCTGATCAACCAGAACCGGGAGCTGCAAAAGACCAACAAAAAAATCGAAATCGCCACCCACTTCATCCACCCGGACGAAATCTCCCACTACAGCCTGGAAATCATTTCCCGGCTGGTCAAGGGCGGGGTCGGCGTCTACACCCAGACACCGTTCCTGAAGGACTGCAACGACACCGGCGCGGAACTGGCCGAACTCTACGCCCAACTGCGCGCCGTGGGCTCCGAGCTGCACTATATCTACATCCCGTGCAGCCCGATCCAGGGCAACAACATCTACTGGACGCCCATTTCCGCGGGCCACGCGGCCCTGGCCCATCTGCGCGGCCACCTGCCCGACCGGGCCATGCCCATTTTGTGCACGGCCACCAAG
The sequence above is drawn from the Desulfonatronum sp. SC1 genome and encodes:
- a CDS encoding nitrate/nitrite transporter, with the protein product MPLVSPGTDAAGYPAFRSVVPGLLSLMGIFFANFMTRVVLAPFLLHIRDDFDLTKAQAGELFFIVSLGYSVALLCSGFFSSRLEHRQVIMVSAVGIALALVLAAFSPNLLWLRSSLLLVGLFGGLYFPSGFAVLTSMVPHTNWGKALAIHELAPNLSFVLAPLLAEMMTGLGLGWRAALAGNALLALGALVLFLRYCSAGREKSIPPRPKAYLTTLGQGRFWILAVFFAMAIGATQGVYSQTPLYLVSVRDLPADWVNYLLAASRVSGLFLVFWAGMIVDRLGPIRALRIFVALTGIATITFGLLPGSWVMLAVLVQPTMGGCFFPAGFAVLSLVYPAAVRPLAISLVVPMAVLAGGGLIPAGLGIFGDHDLFALGFILLGAAILLSTVLTTALKPSPSPSPVPSQDQPTP
- a CDS encoding radical SAM protein, yielding MKTYSVRFSHSGNEANISHDALRAAVVDFLERWGTRFYLGPDFGTLLGHGDRFANLLRACGKDEAAFFQEVLHQLAQAHHQMDDQEGPEVRVSGIVLPKRLLLVFLEQMLPGDGFVAVRSVEQYAELTNTVVPGEQREDLQQVIDTYPVRLSRHVLRQSRLSRHVAYQFMPFVQELDQTGLKNTWIGQFHQGLLEQMYQNRPIFVLHMSCPVYCRFCFRKHKDCRNLPAPTVEDVQKAVEHIAASPQIKEIVLTGGEPLMNKATLTTAVAGLAGIPHVQTIRIASRCISYYPSLFFAENEFWLNYLINQNRELQKTNKKIEIATHFIHPDEISHYSLEIISRLVKGGVGVYTQTPFLKDCNDTGAELAELYAQLRAVGSELHYIYIPCSPIQGNNIYWTPISAGHAALAHLRGHLPDRAMPILCTATKIGKIDWNTSGWAVEQSGEEPDMIWIRTPYTEGYFKSFAPRFSLEKSRVNREETLDSRFMAQIGDESLFFGHLSQSAPPVRDFDPEELGRVQQLICRDQRIRQSIVPTGIEALQRVHRAQVEVDVSANRGMDDILEYIRANPEISDVVLAAEDKILNHLSEVQAYARALRSLPQVTALRVRSLMFAYEPEAFTDDVIAELIALNHLDP